A part of Salvelinus alpinus chromosome 23, SLU_Salpinus.1, whole genome shotgun sequence genomic DNA contains:
- the LOC139550082 gene encoding serine protease FAM111A-like — MDDREKTQPNLDTSVKKITRPSNTSNNQQQTPDQSPGSDAKSSHQSKSSGNQPGTSSQSQDPDIKKEEHDESHSFRYRFEYKQYSITCHTRGTVLGALRTSEMFKNTTKKKQGMEIVIQREKEPRAAVSTHFPCHLIDNDELVTVSFIKVPEGSSSDTQGLSKQSNQKKMHPGKLMAFNVETEGGQNIKTKVMKNPELKKKVKYVCVYGYKGEEVNQALRRDGRFDETIISTSCVLSEPETRVDTEMSQTVDGLDRKSHKGRKGEMLVVQVKRIDCGTSEAAVSPQNPTTTDTVQTQLQSKEAGKDGSSLVVKQKWQEILNSKEILNILRSQYAGLVDHLKERENLKKPLDVQQFLRVEFGKKTQSFQEVKKVKRLIELSASVCQVRIEGTAKGTGFLLFDKFILTNAHVFQEIYEPITNTLQQSVTVTFDFEDLGEKTQQIPVQSEVVAYGKDYSGNLDFALLELSSDPDITLPLSLLDSFSFPSLEGGICIIGHPEGGVKKTDPCFIIQYGDRKQAVEKHLTENEEFLHVIKRRCLEEKWDITHLPRDTKNMIFDSCIFHGASGSPVFNEYCQLIAMHTGGYSYPGKGQKTQSIIEYAIPLSGILEEIIIQAVRRKRVDVLQGFLSHRSQKLDVVMERVKTQSKATLIKAFQEKLPFNSNTSATDQGEQRTFHQFLFDKGDATGVDVTGVDATGVDATGVDVTGVDVTGVDVTGVDATGVDVTGVDVTGVDATGVDATGVDATGVDVTGVDVTGVDVTGVDATGVDPVGSK; from the exons ATGGATGATAGAGAGAAGACACAACCGAATCTGGACACATCTGTGAAG AAGATTACACGTCCAAGTAACACTTCAAACAACCAGCAACAAACTCCTGACCAATCTCCAGGATCTGATGCcaag AGTTCTCATCAGAGTAAATCCTCGGGCAACCAGCCAGGAACATCTAGCCAATCTCAGGATCCTGATATCAAG AAAGAAGAACATGATGAAAGCCATTCCTTCCGATACCGCTTCGAATACAAACAATACTCCATTACATGCCATACTCGTGGAACGGTCCTGGGTGCACTGCGAACAAGCGAGATGTTCAAGAATacgacaaagaaaaaacaggggATGGAAATTGTCATCCAAAGAGAAAAAGAGCCACGGGCAGCTGTCAGTACACATTTCCCCTGTCATTTAATTGATAACGATGAGCTAGTGACAGTCAGCTTCATCAAAGTTCCAGAAGGCAGTTCTTCAGATACCCAGGGCCTTTCCAAACAGAGTAACCAAAAGAAAATGCACCCTGGAAAGTTGATGGCTTTCAATGTTGAAACTGAGGGTGGACAAAATATTAAAACAAAAGTAATGAAAAACCCAGAGCTAAAGAAGAAAGTGAAGTATGTTTGTGTGTACGGATACAAAGGGGAAGAGGTGAACCAAGCCTTGAGGAGAGATGGGCGATTTGATGAAACCATCATCAGTACAAGCTGTGTTCTTTCTGAGCCAGAGACGAGGGTCGACACAGAGATGTCCCAGACAGTTGATGGTCTTGATAGGAAAAGTCATAAAGGTCGTAAAGGTGAAATGTTGGTTGTGCAGGTAAAACGTATCGATTGTGGAACATCGGAAGCAGCTGTCTCTCCTCAGAATCCTACCACAACAGACACAGTTCAAACACAGTTGCAGTCAAAGGAGGCAGGAAAAGATGGTAGTTCTCTGGTGGTGAAGCAAAAATGGCAAGAGATTCTAAACTCTAAAGAGATCCTAAACATCCTGCGTTCCCAATATGCAGGCTTGGTAGATCacttgaaagagagagagaatttgaaaAAGCCTTTAGACGTGCAACAATTCTTAAGAGTAGAGTTTGGAAAGAAAACACAGAGCTTCCAAGAGGTGAAGAAAGTGAAGAGACTCATAGAGCTGAGTGCTTCTGTTTGTCAGGTGAGAATTGAAGGGACAGCAAAAGGAACTGGCTTCCTTCTGTTTGACAAGTTCATCCTTACAAACGCCCATGTTTTCCAGGAAATCTATGAGCCGATAACTAACACGCTGCAACAATCTGTAACGGTCACGTTTGACTTTGAAGACCTGGGTGAGAAAACACAGCAGATACCAGTGCAAAGTGAGGTTGTAGCCTATGGAAAAGATTATTCTGGGAATCTTGACTTTGCTTTGCTGGAGCTTAGCTCAGATCCTGACATCACCTTGCCTTTAAGCTTGCTTGACAGCTTCAGCTTTCCGTCTCTAGAGGGTGGAATCTGCATCATCGGCCACCCCGAGGGCGGGGTGAAAAAGACAGACCCCTGCTTTATCATTCAATATGGAGATCGTAAACAAGCTGTAGAAAAACATTTAACAGAAAATGAGGAATTCCTTCATGTCATAAAGAGAAGATGTTTAGAGGAGAAATGGGACATCACACATCTACCGAGGGACACAAAAAATATGATTTTTGACAGCTGTATCTTCCACGGTGCCTCTGGCTCTCCAGTCTTCAATGAGTACTGCCAGCTGATAGCTATGCATACAGGAGGCTACTCCTACCCGGGTAAAGGACAGAAAACCCAGAGTATCATAGAGTATGCCATCCCCCTGTCAGGCATACTTGAGGAGATCATCATCCAAGCGGTGCGTAGGAAAAGAGTTGATGTTCTACAGGGATTCCTGAGCCACAGGAGTCAGAAATTAGACGTAGTGATGGAAAGAGTCAAGACACAGTCTAAAGCCACCCTGATCAAGGCCTTTCAGGAGAAGCTGCCGTTCAACAGTAACACTTCAGCTACAGATCAGGGAGAGCAGAGAACCTTCCACCAGTTCCTCTTTGATAAAGGCGACGCCACAGGGGTCGACGTCACAGGGGTCGACGCCACAGGGGTCGACGCCACAGGGGTCGACGTCACAGGGGTCGACGTCACAGGGGTCGACGTCACAGGGGTCGACGCCACAGGGGTCGACGTCACAGGGGTCGACGTCACAGGGGTCGACGCCACAGGGGTCGACGCCACAGGGGTCGACGCCACAGGGGTCGACGTCACAGGGGTCGACGTCACAGGGGTCGACGTCACAGGGGTCGACGCCACAGGGGTCGACCCTGTGGGGTCGAAGTAA